A stretch of the Uranotaenia lowii strain MFRU-FL chromosome 3, ASM2978415v1, whole genome shotgun sequence genome encodes the following:
- the LOC129752342 gene encoding uncharacterized protein LOC129752342, translating to MAALPVQRLTPFKRPFNFVGIDYLGPVEVVVGRRREKRWVAVFTCMVVRAVHLEVVHSLTAQSCIMAIRRFISRRGPASEYFTDNGTNFRGASKEIIQRVREIDAVCADEFTTAITSWHFIPPGTPHMGGAWERMVRSVKQVMAALDDGRRLNDEILLTTLAETEDMINSRPLTLVTTDSVMGALCPNVFLRGSDPNEPHEVIQPTHPAEALRDAYKRSQQLSDELWKRWIREYVPTVNQRSKWFSETNPLKKGDLVYVVEGSRRKAWVRGVIEEPIVSGDGRVRQALVRTTGGVFRRGTANLAVLEIADRVQTVGPESAAHHATSDTGGNADPVAPESESGPGLRVGDC from the coding sequence ATGGCTGCACTTCCTGTACAAAGATTAACTCCATTTAAACGTCCATTTAACTTCGTGGGCATTGATTACCTGGGTCCTGTTGAAGTCGTCGTCGGCCGCCGCAGAGAAAAACGCTGGGTTGCGGTGTTCACGTGCATGGTTGTTAGAGCGGTGCATTTGGAAGTAGTCCACAGTCTTACCGCGCAATCATGCATCATGGCGATCCGCCGTTTCATCAGCCGCCGAGGTCCAGCCTCCGAATACTTCACAGATAACGGGACGAACTTCCGAGGTGCGAGTAAGGAGATAATCCAACGGGTACGAGAAATTGATGCTGTCTGTGCCGATGAATTTACGACTGCTATCACGAGTTGGCACTTCATCCCACCTGGAACACCCCACATGGGAGGGGCGTGGGAAAGGATGGTGCGCTCGGTGAAGCAAGTCATGGCCGCTTTGGACGACGGGCGTCGATTGAACGACGAAATCCTCCTTACTACGCTTGCTGAAACTGAGGACATGATCAACAGCCGGCCCCTAACTCTTGTAACCACGGACTCTGTGATGGGTGCACTTTGTCCAAATGTCTTCCTGCGAGGTTCAGATCCCAACGAGCCACATGAAGTCATTCAACCTACGCATCCTGCGGAAGCACTTCGGGATGCTTACAAGAGATCGCAGCAGCTGTCCGACGAGTTATGGAAGCGGTGGATTAGAGAGTACGTGCCGACAGTCAATCAACGGTCCAAGTGGTTCTCCGAAACAAATCCTCTAAAGAAAGGGGATCTCGTATACGTGGTCGAAGGCAGTCGACGCAAAGCATGGGTTCGAGGAGTCATCGAGGAGCCGATCGTTTCTGGTGACGGAAGAGTCCGTCAAGCTTTGGTACGTACAACTGGTGGTGTTTTTCGACGTGGAACGGCAAATTTGGCGGTACTAGAGATTGCTGACAGAGTCCAGACGGTGGGTCCAGAGAGTGCCGCTCATCATGCAACTTCTGATACTGGTGGTAACGCTGAtccggtggctccagagagtgaatcCGGACCAGGTTTACGGGTGGGGGACTGTTGA
- the LOC129754589 gene encoding diacylglycerol kinase epsilon — translation MLEGWFNLFLSVFVILGGVWLAARFILREDVVYIPDGRRRHAWKSIKLLNRGCFCSICETLMSSNGVFCENCGVCSDNGCVRKADVEFRCKELRIRTRADDGRESRHLWVKGNLPLGSECCVCSEDVDQSSELGLFGQRCAWCQRSAHDKCFSEVSGSLCDFGEFRSMIFPPKCILASRSKGAPKVHLTGIIPPEWKDQWNPLIVVANSKSGSSGAAEVIAQMRGILHPLQVFELESHGPQEALQWAIHAAPATCRILVAGGDGTVGWVLNTILQMKVEPQPEVAILPLGTGNDLSRVLGWGAEGPDVFNPIDYLRKIRAAEPIKLDRWLIEIGVHHQSRFPVPRFHFRRSVFMYNYFSIGVDALVTLNFHKARESSLYLFSSRFINKALYLCFGTHQVVQQDCVDLEKKVELYMDDVKINLPELQSIVVLNIDSWGAGVKLWEMSKDSPSHGSVMREMHSISDGVLEVFGVVSSFHIAQLQVGLSKPVRLGQARNVRFKIFSTLPVQADGEPWMQTPCDMSIGHSGQATMLRKVTG, via the exons ATGTTGGAAGGTTGGTTTAACTTGTTCCTATCGGTTTTCGTAATATTGGGGGGAGTGTGGCTCGCTGCTCGATTTATTCTGCGGGAGGATGTGGTCTACATTCCGGACGGGCGCAGAAGGCACGCATGGAAATCGATAAAGTTGCTTAATCGAGGGTGCTTCTGTTCGATATGTGAAACCTTGATGTCCTCGAATGGAGTGTTTTGCGAAAATTGTGGCGTCTGTTCGGATAACGGGTGCGTCCGGAAGGCGGATGTCGAGTTCCGCTGCAAGGAACTGCGGATAAGGACTCGGGCAGATGATGGCCGTGAGAGTCGTCACTTGTGGGTTAAAGGTAATCTACCCCTGGGCTCGGAGTGCTGTGTTTGTTCCGAAGATGTGGATCAATCGAGCGAACTAGGCCTATTTGGGCAACGATGTGCCTGGTGTCAGAGGTCGGCTCATGATAAATGTTTCAGCGAGGTATCCGGTTCGTTGTGTGACTTCGGTGAATTTAGGAGCATGATATTTCCACCCAAATGTATTCTGGCTTCAAGGTCCAAGGGTGCCCCGAAGGTGCATCTTACCGGGATTATTCCACCAGAATGGAAGGATCAGTGGAATCCGCTGATAGTTGTAG CCAACTCAAAGTCCGGAAGCAGTGGTGCGGCCGAAGTGATCGCTCAAATGCGAGGTATCTTGCACCCATTGCAAGTGTTCGAGCTGGAAAGCCATGGACCTCAGGAAGCGCTTCAGTGGGCCATCCACGCGGCTCCGGCTACGTGTCGTATTCTTGTTGCCGGTGGAGATGGAACCGTAGGCTGGGTGCTGAATACTATCCTTCAGATGAAAGTGGAACCACAGCCAGAGGTGGCCATTCTTCCACTGGGAACGGGAAACGATCTGTCGCGGGTCCTAGGCTGGGGTGCCGAGGGGCCAGACGTATTTAACCCGATAGATTATTTGCGCAAAATCAGGGCGGCAGAACCGATTAAGCTGGATCGATGGTTGATCGAGATAGGCGTTCACCACCAAAGTCGGTTCCCGGTACCGCGGTTCCACTTTCGACGCAGCGTTTTTATGTACAACTACTTCAGCATTGGTGTCGATGCTTTGGTaactttgaattttcacaaagcGAGAGAAAGCTCACTTTATTTGTTCAGTAGCCGGTTTATCAATAAG GCTTTGTACTTGTGTTTTGGGACCCATCAAGTCGTTCAACAGGATTGTGTCGACTTAGAAAAGAAGGTTGAACTATACATGGATGATGTCAAAATTAACTTGCCAGAACTGCAGTCCATTGTGGTACTCAACATCGATTCTTGGGGCGCTGGCGTTAAGCTGTGGG AAATGAGCAAAGATTCGCCCAGCCATGGAAGCGTGATGCGTGAGATGCACAGCATATCGGATGGGGTCCTGGAGGTGTTCGGTGTCGTTTCGTCATTCCACATTGCACAGCTGCAGGTTGGCTTGAGCAAACCAGTTCGCCTAGGTCAGGCACGTAATGTGCGCTTCAAGATTTTCTCCACCCTACCGGTTCAGGCTGACGGGGAACCCTGGATGCAGACACCTTGTGATATGAGTATCGGTCACTCGGGGCAGGCAACCATGCTCAGGAAAGTTACGGGTTGA
- the LOC129752341 gene encoding uncharacterized protein LOC129752341: MARSKVAPIKLLSIPRLELKAAVLGAHLSHTVKNNHSLPIHQIFYRSDSRTVLSWIQSDQRRYQPFVGFRIGEILSLSKLTDWGYVPTKLNVADSLTKWGRLPDLSSEGSWFRGPEFLYQQPSEWPQQNLPAANTRTEIKAIHLFHGVELPSCFIDVTRFSKWNVAVRTVACIFRFISNCRRRAAGKSIEAVLSTPKLKKLIKVEIPFVVVPLRQDEHRCAENTLFRLAQSESYSDEFKILKKNAELPFQNWFPLEKSSPLYKLVPLIDADGVLRMEGRSEKAEFLPFDLRFPIILPRSHYVTDLLIQQYHERFGHGFRETVKNEIKQRFLISG; this comes from the coding sequence ATGGCTCGATCGAAAGTAGCACCGATAAAACTTCTTTCCATTCCACGGCTTGAACTGAAAGCAGCAGTCTTGGGAGCGCACCTGAGTCACACCGTTAAGAACAACCATTCCCTTCCtattcatcaaattttctacaggaGTGATTCTCGAACTGTTCTCTCCTGGATTCAAAGCGACCAACGTCGTTATCAGCCGTTCGTCGGCTTCCGTATCGGAGAAATTCTGAGTCTCTCCAAGCTGACAGACTGGGGCTACGTTCCAACCAAGCTAAATGTAGCAGATTCGCTCACCAAATGGGGTCGTCTTCCGGATCTTTCGAGCGAAGGTTCATGGTTTCGTGGCCCGGAGTTCCTGTACCAGCAGCCGTCGGAATGGCCTCAACAGAATCTTCCCGCTGCAAATACACGAACGGAAATTAAGGCAATACACCTTTTTCACGGTGTGGAGCTTCCAAGTTGCTTTATCGACGTGACTAGATTTTCGAAGTGGAACGTTGCAGTTCGCACCGTGGCGTGCATTTTCCGATTCATCTCCAACTGCCGGCGCAGAGCAGCTGGCAAATCCATCGAAGCAGTCCTTTCGACTCCAAAGCTTAAAAAGCTCATCAAGGTTGAAATTCCCTTTGTAGTGGTTCCGTTGCGGCAAGACGAGCATCGATGTGCCGAAAATACTCTCTTCAGGTTGGCTCAGAGCGAGTCGTACAGCGACGAATTCAAGATATTGAAGAAGAATGCAGAATTACCTTTTCAAAATTGGTTTCCACTAGAAAAGTCCAGCCCTCTCTACAAGCTTGTGCCCCTGATCGACGCCGATGGTGTGTTGAGGATGGAAGGTCGTTCTGAAAAGGCAGAGTTCCTCCCTTTCGATCTTCGCTTTCCGATAATTCTACCAAGATCTCACTACGTTACGGATCTTTTAATTCAACAATACCATGAAAGGTTTGGGCATGGATTTCGAGAGACGGTGAAGAATGAAATCAAGCAACGTTTTCTGATTAGTGGTTAG
- the LOC129754590 gene encoding nascent polypeptide-associated complex subunit alpha encodes MPELTEISESTAAAAAASAAPSTSAVEEAKLEDAPSDTESEDTIPELEDAGTAAAQLSTGGLQDLVSKAKQSRGEKKARKIMSKLGLKPVQGVNRVTIRKSKNILFVINNPDVYKNPHSDTYIIFGEAKIEDLSQQAQVAAAEKFKAPEAAPAGGESSGTTTSVAPIAEEDEEEVDDTGLMEKDIELVMQNANVPRAKAIRALKESNFDVVNAIMELTM; translated from the exons atgccagAATTGACGGAAATCTCGGAAAGCACCGCCGCAGCTGCTGCTGCCTCCGCGGCCCCGAGCACTTCCGCCGTGGAAGAGGCCAAGCTGGAGGATGCCCCCAGCGATACGGAATCCGAAGACACAATCCCAGAGCTGGAGGATGCAG GAACTGCTGCCGCTCAGCTATCGACCGGTGGTCTGCAGGATCTGGTCTCGAAAGCCAAACAGTCCCGTGGTGAGAAGAAGGCCCGCAAAATCATGTCCAAGCTCGGCCTGAAGCCGGTGCAGGGCGTCAACCGGGTGACGATTCGTAAATCAAAGAACATTCTGTTCGTGATAAACAACCCGGACGTCTACAAGAACCCCCATAGTGACACCTACATCATCTTCGGCGAGGCAAAGATTGAGGACTTGTCCCAGCAGGCCCAGGTGGCCGCTGCCGAGAAGTTCAAGGCTCCGGAAGCCGCCCCGGCCGGTGGAGAATCCTCTGGCACGACCACCTCTGTTGCCCCGATTGCCGAAGAAGACGAAGAAGAAGTGGACGACACCGGACTTATGGAGAAGGATATCGAGCTGGTCATGCAGAACGCCAACGTACCCCGCGCCAAGGCCATACGAGCGCTCAAAGAGAGTAACTTTGACGTGGTCAACGCGATTATGGAGTTGACGATGTAA
- the LOC129752340 gene encoding uncharacterized protein LOC129752340, producing MSDPANDTIRNAEKSVNNRNCMYCEEVDSEDDMVQCDMCSFWSHYQCAGVTEAVKSVPWNCTKCSNLLHVPKIRKPVKKNVSKRTGSAKSDVGTELREGRPSIQESLSLLEQESAAIEQQLQEEKMLHDRRLELERSVNEKRRALQQKMQEEKLRQEKLQLEQQRPVPENESRESGTKAWVETQEDPRGAYPKKPAAAPRSFPLTVRNALVERHGETDSEQSGIGRQRKHEPLTTSSKGETQAEKKNVDTDHRFKELLEHYLKANGSQQEPEAPEPEESELEKLEQALIRKLLERNTLGRACTVSSGPTKEQLAARQAASKHLPTFRGEPEVWPQFISCFEYTTEACGYTNTDNLKRLQDSLQGLAKEAVQSRLLMPESVPEVIKDLRQLFGNPEKLLKSLMAKVRKVQAPRVDKLESFLYFGITVKQLCDHLVAAKLHDHLSNPMLVAELVDKLPSDYQLDWVRFKRGRTDLPLRMFADFMKGIVSEVSEVADFNGEQNTAVAEGRRMYKRKERVNAHDTKVFPVVQNTMPARTRKPCPMCNRTDHKLRFCDDFASLSLPDRQRLVDRLKLCNICLCDHGKMKCTFKVRCEIRSCKGNHHTLLHRHEEAVNVTVAECNPHYNVDRSVIFRMIPITLHHGGKAVQTLAFLDEGASTTLVESSLADSLGVEGTPEPLVIVWTGNVKRNEDSSRKIDLLVSAVDSRRKFMMSSTHTVGELKLPLHRTCYRSIVEKYHHLDGVPLSSTKMEVPRVLIGLDNLHLFAPLESKVGAPGEPIAVRSALGWAIYGPDSRLEEHQQHYLNHHLVQSLNNRQLHDLMAEQYAQEELHVAQGNPIESEEIRRARETLESTTVRVGDRFETGLLWKQEPVFPDSYPMALNRLKSLERRFQREPHMKQNVNQQIEYYLTKGYCHKATAEELKSTNPSSVWYLPLNVVLNPKKPHKVRLVWDAAAKSQGVSLNSYLLKGPDLLASLPAVISKFRERRVAVGGDIKEMYHQLRIREADKQAQRFLFRFPEDDHPTVFVMDVATFGAASSPCSAQYVKNLNAQQFSTRYPAAAQAIVHRHYVDDYYDSFDTEEEAIERTKEVRWIHSKGGFEITNWTSNSTAILRSLGVGSGSRESIHLSQDKVTDYERVLGIMWDTQNDVFSFAVPANAAATEAEPPKKRGVLSTVMSLFDPIVLLAPFTVLGKMLMQDLWRAGCDWDQRIDGECLDKWRQWVAMWVFGFQDATLDRHLLTDLAKYSYISSVMPGRMRTEASRIYGFVWKIL from the exons ATGTCGGATCCGGCGAATGATACGATCAGGAATGCGGAGAAATCGGTCAACAATCGCAACTGCATGTATTGCGAGGAAGTTGATAGCGAAGATGACATGGTCCAATGCGACATGTGTAGCTTTTGGAGTCACTATCAATGCGCGGGAGTTACCGAGGCAGTGAAGAGTGTGCCATGGAACTGTACGAAATGCAGTAATTTGCTGCACGTTCCCAAAATAAGGAAACCTGTTAAAAAGAACGTTTCCAAACGAACGGGAAGTGCCAAAAGCGATGTCGGAACGGAGCTTCGAGAAGGTCGGCCATCGATTCAAGAATCTCTGAGCCTTCTCGAACAAGAATCGGCTGCGATCGAACAGCAACTGCAGGAGGAAAAAATGCTGCACGACAGACGCTTGGAATTGGAGAGATCGGTGAACGAGAAAAGGCGTGCACTACAACAAAAGATGCAGGAGGAGAAACTTCGCCAGGAGAAGCTGCAACTGGAACAGCAGCGACCAGTTCCGGAAAATGAAAGCCGAGAGTCAGGA ACGAAGGCGTGGGTAGAGACGCAAGAAGATCCCCGCGGCGCTTACCCCAAGAAGCCGGCAGCAGCGCCAAGGAGTTTCCCTCTCACTGTGCGTAACGCGTTGGTGGAACGGCATGGCGAGACAGATTCGGAACAGAGCGGGATTGGACGCCAACGCAAACACGAACCATTGACGACGTCATCTAAGGGCGAGACTCAAGCGGAGAAGAAGAATGTGGACACCGACCATCGTTTCAAAGAGCTGTTAGAGCACTATTTGAAGGCGAATGGATCGCAACAGGAGCCGGAAGCACCCGAACCAGAAGAGTCTGAGCTAGAAAAGCTTGAACAGGCTTTGATTAGGAAGTTGTTAGAACGTAACACGTTAGGACGAGCTTGTACTGTAAGTTCAGGGCCGACTAAAGAACAGTTGGCTGCACGACAAGCTGCGTCCAAACATCTTCCTACTTTTCGAGGCGAGCCAGAGGTGTGGCCCCAATTCATCAGCTGCTTCGAATACACCACGGAGGCGTGTGGGTACACAAATACCGACAATTTGAAAAGACTTCAAGACAGCCTTCAAGGACTAGCCAAGGAAGCAGTTCAAAGCCGATTGCTCATGCCTGAGTCGGTGCCTGAGGTCATCAAAGATCTGCGTCAACTGTTCGGTAATCCGGAAAAGCTGTTGAAGTCACTGATGGCGAAAGTACGGAAGGTACAAGCCCCTCGAGTGGACAAGTTAGAGTCGTTCCTGTACTTCGGGATCACGGTAAAGCAGTTGTGTGATCATCTTGTTGCGGCCAAGCTACACGACCACTTGAGCAACCCCATGCTGGTAGCGGAACTCGTCGATAAGCTGCCATCCGATTATCAATTGGATTGGGTACGCTTCAAGAGAGGTAGGACGGATCTTCCTCTTCGTATGTTTGCCGATTTCATGAAGGGAATCGTGTCGGAAGTTTCTGAGGTGGCTGACTTCAACGGGGAGCAGAACACTGCGGTTGCAGAAGGACGGCGAATGTACAAAAGGAAGGAGCGCGTGAATGCCCACGACACTAAAGTGTTTCCGGTCGTGCAGAATACGATGCCGGCGAGAACGAGAAAACCCTGCCCGATGTGCAATCGCACAGACCACAAACTAAGGTTCTGTGACGATTTTGCGTCACTTTCATTACCGGATCGTCAAAGGTTGGTCGATAGGCTCAAGCTGTGCAACATTTGTCTGTGTGACCATGGGAAGATGAAGTGCACCTTCAAAGTACGGTGCGAGATACGTAGCTGCAAAGGAAACCATCACACGCTGCTACACAGGCACGAGGAAGCAGTTAACGTTACCGTGGCGGAGTGCAACCCACATTATAATGTCGATCGGTCAGTAATCTTCCGAATGATACCGATTACTTTGCATCATGGAGGAAAGGCGGTTCAAACCTTGGCGTTCCTGGACGAAGGAGCTTCAACAACACTTGTTGAGAGCTCTCTAGCAGATTCGTTGGGCGTCGAGGGAACTCCGGAACCCCTGGTCATCGTGTGGACAGGAAATGTTAAGCGGAATGAAGATAGTTCGAGGAAAATCGACCTGCTGGTATCTGCCGTGGATTCTCGTAGAAAGTTCATGATGTCGTCTACCCACACTGTCGGAGAATTGAAGCTGCCTCTACATAGGACCTGTTACAGAAGCATCGTAGAAAAATACCACCACTTAGACGGAGTTCCTTTGTCGAGTACCAAAATGGAAGTTCCCAGAGTTCTTATAGGCCTCGACAACCTACATCTATTCGCCCCTCTGGAGTCCAAGGTTGGTGCCCCGGGAGAACCGATAGCCGTACGTTCAGCGCTGGGTTGGGCAATCTACGGTCCTGATTCGAGACTTGAGGAGCACCAGCAGCACTATTTGAACCATCATCTTGTTCAAAGCTTGAACAATCGCCAGCTTCACGATCTGATGGCGGAGCAGTACGCTCAGGAGGAGCTTCATGTAGCACAAGGCAATCCCATAGAATCGGAGGAAATCCGGAGGGCCCGTGAGACCCTTGAATCGACAACTGTCCGAGTAGGAGACCGCTTCGAAACGGGGCTACTTTGGAAGCAGGAGCCTGTTTTTCCAGATAGCTATCCGATGGCGCTGAACCGACTGAAGAGCCTGGAACGACGTTTTCAACGAGAGCCGCATATGAAACAGAACGTGAACCAGCAGATTGAATACTACCTGACCAAAGGCTACTGTCATAAGGCCACGGCAGAAGAGCTGAAGAGTACCAATCCTTCTTCCGTGTGGTATCTTCCTCTTAATGTCGTGCTGAATCCAAAGAAACCGCATAAGGTACGTTTGGTGTGGGACGCGGCGGCCAAATCACAGGGTGTTTCTCTCAATTCTTACCTGCTCAAAGGCCCCGATCTATTGGCATCACTTCCGGCGGTCATCAGCAAGTTTCGAGAGCGACGAGTTGCAGTGGGAGGTGACATCAAAGAGATGTACCATCAGCTCAGGATTAGAGAGGCAGACAAGCAGGCGCAAAGGTTTCTTTTCCGGTTCCCGGAAGACGATCATCCTACTgttttcgtcatggacgtgGCCACTTTCGGCGCTGCCAGTTCTCCATGCTCGGCGCAATACGTCAAGAACTTGAATGCCCAACAGTTTTCCACTCGTTATCCAGCAGCAGCACAGGCTATCGTTCACCGCCATTATGTCGATGACTACTACGACAGCTTCGACACCGAAGAAGAAGCCATCGAGCGAACCAAAGAGGTACGTTGGATCCACTCGAAAGGTGGATTTGAGATCACCAATTGGACGTCTAACTCTACAGCTATTCTTCGAAGTTTGGGAGTgggtagtggctccagagagtcaatCCATTTGAGCCAAGACAAGGTGACGGATTACGAACGAGTTCTCGGCATCATGTGGGACACACAGAACGACGTGTTTTCGTTTGCGGTGCCCGCAAACGCAGCGGCTACAGAGGCAGAACCACCAAAGAAAAGGGGAGTCCTGAGCACGGTCATGTCGCTGTTCGATCCAATCGTCCTGTTGGCTCCATTTACGGTGTTGGGAAAGATGCTCATGCAAGACCTGTGGCGAGCGGGTTGCGACTGGGACCAGCGTATCGACGGAGAGTGCCTGGATAAGTGGCGACAGTGGGTCGCAATGTGGGTGTTCGGATTCCAAGATGCAACTTTGGATCGACACCTTCTGACCGATTTGGCCAAATACAGCTACATATCTTCAGTGATGCCGGGGAGAATGCGTACGGAAGCGTCGCGTATCTACGGATTTGTGTGGAAAATACTGTAA
- the LOC129752339 gene encoding uncharacterized protein LOC129752339, with amino-acid sequence MTQLVDTDRTPVEVIDHPTYSFTKGVVYEPDTKDWNESALLEELSREGVTAVKRITTKDKKTGTTKNTPLLILTFKGTIRPKHIHFGMLRINVRTYYPSVLQCRSCAAYGHTRKHCSSEAVCMNCSQKHNLDDDTDCPNPAHCYHCNGAHSPISKSCPVFRKEEAVVRVKIDKNVTYREARNEVEGTTFQKSYSSQLQLRLNEHSDKDREIQLLHKEVENLRNQLKDFALLKSQLEALQTVHQAALKSNQQLEKINSGAKTSIDLTESPLKARISRKDSGKKTLPTNRSSSQNTKQIENQTIPSSQKFPDRSISRKRTMQTSPITEQDKAPKKTHQDSPEEDIRMRNSGRFFSDDDNDD; translated from the coding sequence ATGACTCAGCTCGTGGATACTGACCGAACTCCTGTTGAAGTAATTGACCACCCAACATACAGCTTCACAAAAGGTGTTGTCTACGAGCCAGATACCAAAGACTGGAATGAAAGCGCCCTTTTAGAAGAACTTAGCCGAGAAGGAGTCACAGCTGTCAAAAGAATCACAACAAAGGATAAGAAAACCGGAACTACAAAAAACACACCCCTCCTTATTCTCACGTTCAAGGGAACTATAAGACCGAAACACATTCATTTTGGAATGTTAAGGATCAATGTTCGGACATACTACCCTTCCGTGCTACAGTGCCGCAGCTGTGCTGCCTACGGTCACACTCGTAAGCACTGTTCCAGCGAGGCGGTGTGTATGAACTGTTCGCAAAAACACAATCTAGACGACGACACGGACTGCCCGAACCCAGCACACTGCTACCATTGTAATGGAGCCCACTCACCGATCAGCAAAAGCTGTCCGGTCTTCCGGAAGGAGGAAGCAGTGGTTCGAGTCAAGATAGACAAAAACGTGACGTACCGTGAAGCCCGCAACGAAGTCGAAGGAACTACTTTCCAAAAGAGCTATTCGAGCCAACTCCAGCTAAGGCTTAACGAACACTCCGATAAAGACCGGGAAATCCAATTGCTTCACAAAGAGGTTGAAAATCTCCGAAATCAGTTAAAAGACTTTGCCCTCCTGAAATCCCAATTGGAAGCATTGCAAACAGTACATCAAGCTGCCTTAAAATCGAACCAACAACTCGAAAAAATTAACTCTGGAGCTAAAACAAGTATTGACTTAACTGAATCACCTTTGAAAGCTAGGATATCCCGCAAGGACTctggaaaaaaaacactccCAACTAATCGATCCAGCTCGCAGAACACCaaacaaatcgaaaatcaaactATCCCAAGTTCCCAAAAGTTTCCAGATCGTAGCATCAGCAGGAAACGGACTATGCAAACCTCCCCTATAACTGAACAAGACAAGGCACCAAAGAAAACCCATCAAGATAGTCCGGAAGAAGATATTCGCATGCGGAACTCTGGAAGGTTCTTCTCAGACGACGACAATGACGACTGA